From one Anabas testudineus chromosome 18, fAnaTes1.2, whole genome shotgun sequence genomic stretch:
- the LOC113157596 gene encoding 5,6-dihydroxyindole-2-carboxylic acid oxidase yields the protein MWRCCLLVLAGAVLVSAQFPRECVTPEGLRSGQCCPSPPGLNNDPCGASAGRGQCVPVSVDARPHGPQYPHDGRDDRERWPIRFFNRTCQCNGNFSGYNCGRCKHGWTGPNCEQRVSVVRRNVMQLSADEKRRFVNALDQAKRTVHPELVIATRRYAEIFGPDGNTVQFENVTIYNYFVWSHYYSVSKTFLGPGQASFGGVDFSHEGPGFLTWHRYHLLQLETDMQDMLRDPSFALPYWNFAIGGNTCDICTDDLMGARSNFDMNSLSANSIFSQWRVVCESVNDYDTLGTICNSTETAPIRRNPAGNVNRPMVQRLPEPQDVADCLQVTTFDTPPYYSTSSESFRNTIEGYSAPQGNYDPIVRSLHNLAHLFLNGTGGQTHLSPNDPIFVLLHTFTDAVFDEWLRRHSPDSSVYPEENAPIGHNRGYNMVPFWPPVTNAEMFVTAPENLGYSYEAQWPAQPFTLTEIITMAIVAALVVVAVIFAATTCALRARSYRMEGHQPLLGDQYQRYDDEKSQSVV from the exons ATGTGGCGCTGCTGCTTGTTGGTGCTCGCGGGCGCCGTGCTCGTGAGCGCACAGTTCCCCAGAGAGTGCGTGACACCCGAGGGACTCAGGAGCGGACAGTGCTGTCCGTCACCTCCGGGACTCAACAACGACCCGTGCGGCGCCAGCGCGGGCCGCGGACAGTGCGTGCCCGTGAGCGTGGACGCGCGGCCGCACGGGCCCCAGTACCCGCACGACGGACGGGACGATCGGGAGCGGTGGCCCATCCGGTTCTTCAACAGGACCTGTCAGTGTAACGGGAACTTCAGCGGGTACAACTGTGGCCGCTGCAAACACGGGTGGACTGGGCCCAACTGTGAGCAGAGAGTTTCTGTCG TAAGGAGAAACGTGATGCAGCTCAGCGCGGACGAGAAGCGCCGGTTCGTGAACGCGCTGGACCAGGCCAAGCGCACGGTGCACCCGGAGCTGGTGATCGCCACTCGGCGCTACGCGGAAATCTTCGGGCCCGACGGGAACACGGTGCAGTTCGAAAACGTCACCATCTACAACTACTTCGTGTGGTCCCACTATTACTCGGTCAGCAAGACGTTCCTGGGCCCCGGACAGGCCAGTTTCGGGGGAGTGGACTTCTCACATGAGGGGCCCGGTTTCCTTACCTGGCACAGGTaccacctgctgcagctggagacaGACATGCAG GACATGCTGCGAGACCCCTCTTTCGCCCTGCCCTACTGGAACTTCGCCATCGGCGGCAACACATGCGACATCTGCACAGACGACCTGATGGGAGCCCGGAGCAACTTCGACATGAACTCCCTGAGCGCCAACTCCATCTTCTCCCAGTGGAGGGTGGTGTGCGAGAGCGTGAACGACTACGACACGCTGGGAACCATCTGCAACA GCACCGAGACGGCTCCCATCAGGAGAAACCCTGCAGGAAACGTCAACAGGCCGATGGTCCAGCGTCTACCAGAGCCACAGGACGTTGCAGACTGTCTGCAGGTCACCACTTTTGACACACCACCCTACTACTCCACCTCCTCTGAAAGCTTCAGAAACACCATTGAAG GCTACAGCGCCCCCCAGGGGAACTACGACCCCATCGTGAGAAGCCTCCACAACCTGGCTCACCTGTTCCTGAACGGGACGGGAGGACAGACCCACCTTTCACCCAACGATCCCATCTTTGTCCTGCTCCACACATTCACTGACGCCGTATTTGATGAATGGCTGAGGAGACACAGTCCAG ATTCATCAGTGTATCCGGAAGAAAATGCCCCCATTGGGCACAACAGGGGCTACAACATGGTGCCTTTCTGGCCTCCGGTGACGAACGCTGAGATGTTTGTGACTGCGCCTGAAAATCTTGGTTACTCTTATGAGGCTCAGTGGCCAG CTCAACCTTTCACTCTGACCGAAATCATCACCATGGCAATAGTTGCCGCCCTTGTGGTCGTCGCAGTCATCTTCGCCGCCACCACATGCGCCCTGCGCGCCAGGTCTTACAGGATGGAGGGTCACCAGCCCCTGCTCGGCGACCAGTACCAGCGGTACGACGACGAGAAAAGCCAATCAGTAGTGTGA
- the LOC113157520 gene encoding leucine rich adaptor protein 1-like: MDGDNNNFLPDLKDIESKMGRKVPDSLIRSLVAGKHHEKRDSAAAAAPHLANCTFCANSGDLKRLESKMQFLKQEMANLRAIDVKLMQQLVSINEGIESVRWMIEDKGGVASQDGSLTGSLYSLSDSQDGTSLRGSFNSLNDGNSDGLDALSVGSYLDTLAEDLSDDPSPTDPDCFVDKTILDGDAFSKSPLKLRVESDEYYCFG, from the exons ATGGACGGGGACAACAACAACTTTCTGCCCGATTTGAAGGACATAGAGTCCAAAATGGGTCGAAAGGTCCCGGACAGTCTGATTCGTTCTCTCGTTGCGGGAAAACACCACGAAAAGCGCGATtcggcggcggcggcggcgccGCATTTAGCGAACTGCACGTTTTGTGCCAATTCTGGGGACTTGAAGAGGCTGGAGAGCAAAATGCAGTTCCTCAAGCAAGAGATG GCAAATCTGCGCGCCATCGATGTGAAGCTGATGCAGCAGCTCGTGTCAATCAACGAAGGCATCGAGTCCGTCCGCTGGATGATTGAAGACAAAGGAGGCGTCGCCAGCCAAGACGGGAGCCTGACGGGCAGCTTGTACAGCCTGTCGGACAGCCAGGACGGCACGTCGCTGCGGGGCAGCTTCAACAGCTTGAATGACGGGAACAGCGACGGGCTGGACGCCCTGTCTGTGGGCAGCTACCTGGACACTCTGGCAGAAGACCTCTCGGACGACCCCTCGCCTACAGACCCGGACTGCTTTGTGGATAAAACGATTCTTGACGGCGACGCTTTCAGCAAATCACCTCTGAAACTCAGGGTGGAATCAGATGAATACTACTGCTTTGGATAA